From Selenomonas sp. AB3002, one genomic window encodes:
- a CDS encoding ACT domain-containing protein, giving the protein MSVKQISVFLENRPGTLKNMTAVLAENKINIRALSLADTKDFGIVRMLVDDVFEATNVLENAGFITRLNSVLVFAISDEAGGLDALLAKFEVAKINIEYMYAFAGKKNAYMIFRVNDTKNAEAALRKAGGIPLSAEEMSAV; this is encoded by the coding sequence ATGAGTGTGAAGCAGATTTCCGTATTTTTGGAGAACCGGCCGGGAACGCTGAAAAACATGACTGCCGTCCTGGCGGAGAACAAGATCAACATCCGCGCCCTGTCCCTGGCGGATACCAAGGATTTTGGCATTGTGCGCATGCTGGTGGACGATGTTTTTGAAGCCACCAATGTACTGGAGAATGCAGGTTTCATCACCAGGCTAAACTCAGTGCTGGTCTTTGCCATTTCCGATGAAGCCGGCGGCCTTGATGCCCTGCTGGCCAAATTTGAGGTAGCCAAAATCAATATAGAGTACATGTACGCTTTCGCCGGCAAGAAGAACGCCTACATGATCTTCCGGGTGAACGATACCAAGAATGCCGAAGCCGCCCTCCGCAAAGCCGGAGGCATCCCCCTGTCGGCAGAGGAAATGTCGGCTGTGTGA